The segment CCCGAGGCGATTGTGTCGAGCTTTCTGTCCGCTTCCCGGATCAGCGTCGTCACCTGCTCGAACATCGTCAGCTCCGAGGCCAGCTGGCCACGCCACAGGTTCGCCTCATCGCGCTCGCTCAGGGGACGCGACAACGCCTTGAACTCGTTGATCGCTTGGGCCGTCCACCCGCGCGAGCGGCCGGGCAGGCTCAACCCCTGGGCATCGAGCAGGCTGCGGATCGTGTTCTTGATCCCCGTCCGCCGGTCGACCAGCGCGTGGCGGTACCGGATCAAGCTGCGGCGCTGGCGGACCGGCCGCTCGGGGACGTGCACGGTCGGCAGCTGGTCGCTCGCAGCGAGCTTTGCCAGCTTCAACGCGTCGTCGCGGTCGGTCTTGCGCTTGACCTTCGTCCACCGCCACGCCTCGCCCAGCGTGTTGGCCGCGGACCTCGACCGACAGCGTCTGGGCCAGGTCGGCGATCCAGCCGCCGATGCTGCACGCCTCGATGACCAGCATCGCCGGCGACGCGTCGACCAGCAGGTCTTGCACGGGCGACGGGTTCGTGGCGATCGTCTCGAACGCGTGCGTGCCCGTGGCCGGGTCGTAGCGCCAGGCCACGCTCTTGAACTTGCCCAGGTCGACGGCCAGGATCGGCGGCGTCGGCGTCGGCGTCGGCGTCGGCGTCGGCGTCGTCGTCGCGATTGCGGTCGGCGTCATCGTCGAAGTACGATTGCTCATGGCGGGCCTCCTTTGCGGTTGCGGGTCGTCTCCACCGATTGAGGCCCTGCGCCCCGTGCGCAGGTGACCTCGCCAAACACCGTAACCTCGGCGGAGCCCGCCTTACATAGTTTCCAATGCACCGGACCGGGCCGGCGGTATAGTTTCTGTTGGTCGAGGGCGGCACGGTGCCGGCCCGGCCGGTGATCGGCACTACGTTATACGGCAGC is part of the Tepidisphaeraceae bacterium genome and harbors:
- a CDS encoding IS110 family transposase, which codes for MGEAWRWTKVKRKTDRDDALKLAKLAASDQLPTVHVPERPVRQRRSLIRYRHALVDRRTGIKNTIRSLLDAQGLSLPGRSRGWTAQAINEFKALSRPLSERDEANLWRGQLASELTMFEQVTTLIREADRKLDTIASGEERVTRLRTIPQVGPRLAELVVATLDDARRFKTAKQVSCYAGLVPKQYQSGQMNRLGRITGQGPGLLRRVLAAGRVGPVAQGGHAWQGGLRPPVPRPADAPQAGGRRPGPQAAGLVLGVAAG